Proteins encoded within one genomic window of Humulus lupulus chromosome 1, drHumLupu1.1, whole genome shotgun sequence:
- the LOC133830457 gene encoding uncharacterized protein LOC133830457 codes for MLYRAVEPVSVQPRMENRWEPLYGRFRKQHPPTFEGGPNPLLAEQWVNMTSSTMDFMEVGGNERVACANYILREDALIWWEIVFQRRDVTTMTWGEFRDVFIEKYYSVAVQSVKVDEFTNLTQNKMTVTEYALRFDRLAKFAPDLVPTDMARRY; via the coding sequence ATGTTGTACAGGGCTGTGGAACCAGTGTCAGTCCAGCCTaggatggagaataggtgggagcctctttatgGGAGGTTTAGAAAGCAacaccctcctacctttgagggcggtcCAAACCCATTGTTGGCAGAGCAGTGGGTGAACATGACCTCTTCTACAATGGATTTCATGGAGGTGGGAGGaaacgagagggtggcttgtgccaacTATATATTGAGGGAAGACGCCCTCATCTGGTGGGAAATTGTGTTTCAGAGGAGAGATGTGACTACTATGACCTGGGGTGAATTCAGGGATGTCTTTattgagaagtattacagtgttgcagttcaATCTGTAAAGGTGGATGAATTCACCAACCTAACTCAGAATAAAATGACCGTCACAGAGTATGCCTTGAGGTTTGACcggttggccaagtttgcaccagatttggtgcctactgatatggccaGGAGATATTGA